One part of the Lotus japonicus ecotype B-129 chromosome 2, LjGifu_v1.2 genome encodes these proteins:
- the LOC130736443 gene encoding ran-binding protein 1 homolog b-like, translated as MSNNDADHREEYDAPAGEDEDIGAQVAPIVHLEEVAVSTGEEGEQPILDLKAKLCRFDKDGNQWNERGAGTVKFLKHRETGKVRLLIRQSKTLKICANHLILPAMTVQEHAGNEKSCVWHARDFADGEGLKDELFCIRFPSIESKCTFLCSDLFFEVAGEEETEEKSEDESVADSVRWFWVAARLRRSVGGLEHELTNSSQFSLLTVKVSESESKRKRTQEEGKIEVSKLNLRKS; from the exons ATGTCTAACAACGACGCTGATCACCGCGAAGAGTACGATGCTCCCGCCGGCGAGGACGAGGACATCGGCGCTCAAGTCGCTCCGATCGTCCACCTTGAAGAGGTCGCTGTCTCCACCGGCGAAGAGGGCGAACAACCTATTCTCGACCT CAAAGCGAAACTGTGCCGTTTTGATAAGGACGGGAACCAGTGGAACGAGCGAGGTGCAGGCACCGTGAAGTTTCTGAAGCACAGAGAAACCGGCAAAGTTAGGCTTCTCATAAGGCAATCGAAAACCCTCAAAATCTGCGCCAATCATCTCA TTCTGCCTGCGATGACTGTGCAAGAGCACGCTGGGAATGAAAAGTCTTGTGTTTGGCACGCGAGGGACTTTGCCGATGGTGAAGGATTGAAGGACGAGCTTTTCTGTATTCGATTTCCATCGATTGAAAGTAAGTGCACTTTTTTGTGTTCTGATTTGTTTTTCGAAG TGGCA GGTGAAGAAGAGACAGAAGAGAAGAGTGAAGACGAGAGCGTCGCTGACAGTGTACGGTGGTTTTGGGTGGCAGCGCGGCTGCGCCGGTCGGTCGGAGGCTTGGAGCACGAACTGACGAACTCATCTCAGTTCTCACTTCTCACGGTCAAAGTCTCAGAGTCAGAGAGCAAGAGGAAGAGAacacaggaagaagggaagataGAGGTTTCTAAGTTGAATCTAAGAAAAAGCTGA